Proteins encoded within one genomic window of Paenarthrobacter sp. JL.01a:
- a CDS encoding TrmH family RNA methyltransferase encodes MTDLPPNTALPTPAETPGETTAEGEVEAKAEVGVGPWEGEWPEGGHWDPDLLRDGDRRNVVDQYRYWKHEAIVADLDSKRHEFHIAIENWQHDLNIGTVVRTANAFLAKEVHIIGRRRWNRRGAMVTDRYQHVRHHPTVEDFVQWAEGEGLAVIGIDIFPDSVPLETYDLPEKCVLVFGQEGPGLTPEVHEAAVATLSIEQFGSTRSMNAASAAAIAMHAWVRRHVFKQPV; translated from the coding sequence GTGACTGACCTTCCCCCCAACACAGCCCTGCCCACCCCTGCCGAAACACCCGGGGAGACCACAGCAGAAGGCGAGGTAGAGGCGAAGGCGGAGGTCGGCGTCGGCCCCTGGGAAGGCGAGTGGCCGGAAGGCGGGCACTGGGACCCGGACCTGTTGAGGGATGGTGACCGCCGCAACGTGGTGGACCAGTACCGGTACTGGAAGCACGAGGCCATCGTCGCCGACCTGGACTCCAAGCGGCACGAATTCCACATCGCCATCGAAAACTGGCAGCACGACCTCAACATCGGCACGGTGGTTCGCACCGCGAACGCCTTCCTCGCCAAGGAGGTCCACATCATAGGACGACGGCGGTGGAACCGGCGCGGGGCCATGGTCACCGACCGCTACCAGCACGTCCGCCACCACCCCACCGTTGAGGACTTCGTCCAGTGGGCGGAGGGGGAGGGGCTGGCTGTGATCGGCATCGACATCTTCCCGGATTCCGTGCCGCTGGAGACATACGATCTCCCGGAAAAGTGCGTCCTGGTGTTCGGCCAGGAGGGTCCCGGCCTCACGCCGGAGGTGCACGAGGCCGCCGTCGCCACGCTGTCCATTGAGCAGTTCGGCTCCACCCGGTCCATGAACGCGGCATCGGCTGCGGCGATCGCGATGCACGCGTGGGTGCGCCGGCACGTGTTCAAGCAGCCGGTGTAG
- the fbaA gene encoding class II fructose-bisphosphate aldolase produces MPIATPEIYSEMIDRAKAGGFAFPAVNVTSSQTLNAAIRGFAEAESDGIIQVSTGGAAYWSGASVKDMVAGSLGFAAFAREVAKNYNVNIALHTDHCPQDKLADFVLPLLAASEEAVKAGKDPIFNSHMWDGSHETLEDNLRIGRELLQRAAAAKIILEVEIGTVGGEEDGVENEINEKLYTTTEDALATIEALGAGENGRYLTALTFGNVHGVYKPGNVKLRPELLKQIQAEVGAKIGKENPFDLVFHGGSGSTEQEIADAVSYGVIKMNIDTDTQYAFTRPVAGHMFSNYDGVLKVDGEMGNKKTYDPRVWGASAEAGMAARIVEAAQQLGSVGKTF; encoded by the coding sequence ATGCCCATTGCAACCCCAGAGATTTACTCCGAGATGATCGACCGCGCAAAGGCTGGCGGATTCGCTTTCCCCGCGGTCAACGTGACGTCGTCGCAGACTCTGAACGCTGCGATCCGCGGTTTCGCCGAGGCCGAATCCGACGGCATCATCCAGGTTTCCACCGGTGGCGCAGCCTACTGGTCCGGCGCTTCGGTCAAGGACATGGTGGCCGGTTCCCTCGGCTTCGCCGCGTTCGCCCGCGAAGTTGCCAAGAACTACAACGTCAACATCGCCCTGCACACGGACCACTGCCCGCAGGACAAGCTGGCCGATTTCGTTCTTCCGCTGCTCGCCGCTTCCGAGGAAGCCGTCAAGGCCGGCAAGGACCCGATCTTCAACTCGCACATGTGGGACGGCTCGCACGAGACCCTGGAAGACAACCTGCGCATCGGTCGCGAGTTGCTGCAGCGCGCCGCGGCCGCCAAGATCATCCTCGAAGTTGAAATCGGCACCGTTGGTGGCGAAGAAGACGGTGTTGAGAATGAGATCAACGAGAAGCTCTACACCACCACCGAAGACGCACTGGCCACCATCGAGGCCCTGGGTGCAGGCGAAAACGGCCGCTACCTCACCGCCCTCACCTTCGGCAACGTGCACGGCGTCTACAAGCCGGGCAACGTGAAGCTCCGCCCCGAACTGCTCAAGCAGATCCAGGCTGAGGTCGGCGCCAAGATCGGCAAGGAAAACCCGTTCGACCTCGTCTTCCACGGCGGCTCGGGCTCCACGGAGCAGGAAATTGCCGACGCAGTTTCCTACGGCGTCATCAAGATGAATATCGACACCGACACCCAGTACGCGTTCACCCGCCCGGTTGCCGGCCACATGTTCTCCAACTACGACGGCGTCCTGAAGGTCGACGGCGAAATGGGCAACAAGAAGACCTACGACCCCCGCGTCTGGGGCGCTTCGGCAGAGGCCGGCATGGCTGCGCGCATCGTCGAGGCAGCCCAGCAGCTCGGATCGGTTGGCAAGACGTTCTGA
- a CDS encoding HAD-IIA family hydrolase has translation MAEESTPQTSTSVYRNGHEIECWLTDMDGVLVHENQAIPGAAELIQRWVDTSKRFLVLTNNSIFTPRDLAARLRASGLEVPEENIWTSALATAQFLKDQVQSSDSGNRAYTIGEAGLTTALHEAGFILTDTEPDFVVLGETRTYSFEAITMAVRHILAGARFIATNPDATGPSKDGPMPATGAIAAMITKATGREPYVVGKPNPMMFRSAMNRIDAHSETTAMIGDRMDTDIIAGMEAGLHTVLVLSGITQREEIVSFPFRPNQILNSVADLKSQI, from the coding sequence ATGGCAGAAGAATCCACGCCCCAGACGTCCACATCGGTTTACCGCAACGGCCATGAGATCGAATGCTGGCTCACGGACATGGACGGTGTCCTGGTGCATGAAAACCAGGCGATCCCCGGCGCAGCGGAGCTCATCCAGCGCTGGGTGGATACGTCCAAGCGCTTCCTGGTGCTGACCAACAACTCCATCTTCACTCCCCGGGACCTGGCTGCCCGTCTCCGGGCGTCCGGACTGGAAGTTCCGGAGGAGAATATCTGGACCTCGGCGCTGGCCACGGCCCAGTTCCTCAAGGACCAGGTCCAGTCCTCGGACTCGGGCAACCGCGCCTACACAATTGGCGAGGCCGGACTCACAACGGCCCTCCACGAGGCCGGGTTCATCCTCACGGATACCGAACCCGATTTCGTGGTCCTCGGCGAGACCCGCACCTACTCCTTCGAGGCGATCACCATGGCCGTCCGGCACATCCTGGCCGGCGCCCGCTTCATCGCCACCAACCCGGACGCCACCGGCCCCTCCAAGGACGGCCCCATGCCCGCGACCGGCGCCATCGCAGCCATGATCACCAAGGCCACCGGCCGCGAACCGTATGTTGTGGGAAAGCCCAACCCCATGATGTTCCGCTCGGCCATGAACAGGATCGACGCCCACTCCGAGACCACGGCCATGATCGGCGACCGCATGGACACGGACATCATTGCGGGCATGGAAGCAGGCCTGCACACGGTCCTGGTGCTCAGCGGCATCACGCAGCGCGAAGAGATTGTTTCCTTCCCGTTCCGGCCGAACCAGATCCTCAATTCCGTGGCCGACCTCAAGAGCCAGATCTAA
- a CDS encoding LPXTG cell wall anchor domain-containing protein yields MKQWIRVVRTAAAVCVAAVVSVLSCAVPAQAADQLIPVPENGTPGLLWLSSSVYPLAFPQLAPGDSFVWQIGLSLEKPEATSSLQLTATGTLAAANGYAIAVDECPTPWQGDSGLNQRLECPAGSTPRVPTTRLGDWDQALRIPLSNLRAGTSPYLRFTLAGPAGDAPPEGATLTLGIGISAMGDDDGASAPSQPPVAGGGSKEPLGNTGASSLPALFAGGALLLLGTAVLALVKRPRETTEQST; encoded by the coding sequence GTGAAGCAGTGGATCAGGGTGGTGAGGACCGCGGCGGCGGTCTGTGTCGCCGCCGTCGTCAGTGTCCTGAGCTGCGCCGTTCCCGCCCAAGCTGCCGACCAGCTTATCCCCGTTCCCGAGAATGGGACCCCCGGGCTGCTGTGGCTCTCCTCTTCCGTGTACCCGCTGGCGTTCCCGCAACTCGCGCCGGGTGATTCGTTCGTGTGGCAGATTGGGTTGTCGTTGGAAAAACCTGAAGCCACGTCCTCGCTCCAACTCACGGCCACGGGCACCTTGGCGGCCGCCAACGGCTATGCGATCGCCGTGGATGAATGCCCCACGCCTTGGCAGGGCGACAGCGGGCTGAACCAGCGTTTGGAATGCCCGGCTGGTTCAACGCCCCGGGTCCCCACCACCCGCCTCGGCGATTGGGACCAGGCCCTCCGCATCCCGCTCAGCAACCTCCGCGCCGGGACGTCACCGTACCTCCGCTTCACCCTTGCCGGGCCCGCCGGCGACGCTCCTCCGGAGGGCGCGACGCTCACCTTGGGCATCGGGATCAGCGCCATGGGGGACGACGACGGCGCCAGCGCACCTTCACAGCCTCCGGTGGCCGGTGGCGGAAGCAAGGAGCCCCTCGGAAACACTGGAGCATCGTCCCTTCCGGCACTGTTCGCCGGTGGTGCCCTGCTCCTCCTGGGAACAGCCGTGTTGGCGCTGGTGAAGCGGCCCCGCGAAACCACGGAGCAGAGCACATGA
- a CDS encoding DUF3151 domain-containing protein, whose amino-acid sequence MSDEFRKNLMGPEPTLLPAENEIYQHLALGKEALDLVAQNPTSSLLWAILAEEAWAEGRTIESYAYARVGYHRGLDNLRRNGWRGVGPIPWEHEPNQGFLRALYALGRAASAIGEADEPERIEKFLNDSDPKAKAAIEAR is encoded by the coding sequence ATGTCCGACGAATTCCGGAAGAACCTGATGGGGCCGGAGCCCACGCTCCTGCCGGCCGAAAACGAGATCTACCAGCACCTGGCCCTGGGCAAGGAAGCATTGGACCTCGTGGCGCAGAACCCCACGTCGTCACTGCTGTGGGCCATCCTCGCCGAGGAAGCCTGGGCCGAAGGCCGGACCATCGAGTCCTACGCCTACGCCCGCGTCGGCTACCACCGCGGCCTGGACAACCTGCGACGCAATGGTTGGCGCGGCGTCGGGCCCATCCCGTGGGAACACGAGCCCAACCAGGGCTTCCTGCGTGCGCTCTATGCACTGGGCCGGGCCGCATCGGCGATCGGCGAAGCTGACGAACCGGAGCGGATCGAGAAGTTCCTGAACGACTCGGACCCCAAGGCCAAGGCAGCGATCGAAGCCCGCTAG
- a CDS encoding SipW-dependent-type signal peptide-containing protein: MSSNKATKVRALLAGGLVLGVGAAFTLAAWTDNEWVFGNSGGDNGPGTLSYHMEQNTFSNTNGTGADAWSDKPNIPTVPSSATDGALTFGAISAALKPGDTAYAPMQLRAAAGSEALTATLAEAVKLGGNGVDTATNSLALYNALTYRAVQGVTPANCAAGTLTGGTDVVGSAGASVPLTTVSATPISLPKGADAATAGAAVNLCFAITLPASVTDVTLQGKQTVPLWRFTSIVGS; the protein is encoded by the coding sequence ATGTCATCCAATAAGGCTACGAAGGTCCGCGCGCTTCTTGCGGGCGGGCTCGTCCTGGGTGTGGGAGCCGCGTTCACGCTGGCCGCCTGGACGGACAACGAGTGGGTCTTCGGCAATTCCGGTGGGGATAACGGGCCGGGAACGCTGAGCTACCACATGGAGCAAAACACTTTCAGCAACACCAACGGCACCGGCGCCGATGCGTGGAGCGACAAGCCAAACATCCCCACGGTGCCGAGTTCGGCCACTGATGGCGCGCTGACGTTCGGCGCCATCTCCGCAGCCCTGAAGCCCGGCGATACGGCCTACGCTCCCATGCAGCTCCGCGCAGCCGCTGGCTCGGAAGCGCTCACGGCCACCCTGGCTGAGGCTGTGAAGCTCGGCGGAAACGGAGTGGACACTGCCACCAACTCCCTGGCTCTCTACAATGCCTTGACCTACCGTGCGGTTCAGGGAGTCACCCCGGCAAACTGCGCGGCCGGTACTCTCACCGGCGGCACTGACGTGGTGGGTTCCGCGGGAGCCAGCGTTCCGCTGACTACCGTTTCCGCCACTCCCATCTCGCTGCCGAAGGGTGCTGACGCAGCAACAGCGGGTGCCGCGGTGAACCTCTGCTTCGCCATCACCCTCCCGGCTTCGGTGACCGACGTGACGTTGCAGGGAAAGCAGACGGTTCCGCTGTGGAGGTTCACGAGCATCGTTGGCTCGTAA
- a CDS encoding signal peptidase I produces the protein MPPSAPALGGAGFWAVLSRIFKVSREIALTLVAVLGLACILALVLGFAYKASFVVFRTGSMEPRYPVGALSLTVQVPAAELAPGDVVSVKRPESGVLVTHRVVSVEPSGTGASLRLKGDANSSEDPLPYQVETGQKVLATVPAVGSWVMAMRGPGFIGAATLAVAGLVVWAYWPKRVARHKGVVSTGR, from the coding sequence TTGCCCCCTTCGGCCCCTGCCTTAGGAGGGGCGGGCTTCTGGGCCGTCCTGTCCCGCATCTTCAAGGTTTCCCGTGAGATTGCCCTGACGTTGGTGGCCGTGCTCGGGCTGGCGTGCATCCTGGCGCTGGTCCTTGGATTCGCTTACAAGGCCTCGTTCGTCGTCTTCAGGACCGGGTCCATGGAGCCCCGCTATCCGGTGGGAGCCCTGTCCCTCACGGTGCAGGTGCCGGCCGCGGAGCTGGCCCCGGGCGACGTCGTTTCCGTGAAGCGGCCGGAGTCCGGCGTTCTTGTCACGCACCGCGTGGTGTCCGTGGAGCCCTCTGGAACTGGTGCTTCCCTGCGGCTCAAGGGGGATGCGAACAGTTCCGAGGACCCGCTGCCGTACCAGGTGGAGACCGGCCAAAAGGTCCTTGCGACCGTCCCCGCGGTGGGTTCCTGGGTGATGGCGATGCGGGGCCCCGGTTTCATCGGCGCCGCAACGTTGGCGGTTGCCGGGCTGGTGGTGTGGGCTTACTGGCCAAAACGGGTTGCCCGTCACAAAGGTGTGGTGTCAACAGGGAGGTGA
- a CDS encoding uracil-DNA glycosylase produces MQELATESPEQTLWNRRYEPHIAEVNELCDSIKEQKPGSEVLYIDPAHSMDDCRIVSLFSNQRTTSGEGFITPGDEEASTRMLGMQWQLGLRPELVMPWNAYPWIEPNEEPGKLTPANITEGLKPLLRLLQLLPRTSALVAHGNEAHRLADQLMKAAPASIARRGFKTFKVRSLGGRSFAGTPERQQEYLDAIHGAYAEAMARTGIPRKS; encoded by the coding sequence ATGCAAGAACTGGCGACTGAATCACCCGAACAAACCCTCTGGAACCGCCGCTACGAACCGCACATCGCTGAGGTCAACGAGCTGTGCGACTCCATCAAGGAACAGAAGCCGGGCAGCGAGGTCCTCTACATCGACCCCGCCCACAGCATGGATGACTGCCGAATCGTCAGCCTTTTCTCCAACCAGCGCACCACGTCCGGTGAGGGCTTCATCACCCCGGGCGACGAAGAAGCCAGCACCCGCATGCTCGGAATGCAGTGGCAGCTGGGCCTGCGCCCGGAGCTCGTGATGCCGTGGAACGCGTACCCGTGGATCGAGCCGAACGAGGAACCGGGCAAGCTCACCCCGGCCAACATCACCGAGGGCCTCAAGCCGCTGCTGCGCCTCCTGCAGCTCCTGCCGCGCACCTCCGCCCTGGTAGCCCACGGCAACGAGGCACACCGCTTGGCCGACCAGCTCATGAAGGCAGCTCCGGCCAGCATCGCACGCCGCGGTTTCAAGACGTTCAAGGTCCGCTCGCTCGGCGGCCGTTCCTTCGCCGGAACTCCGGAACGCCAGCAGGAGTACCTGGACGCCATCCACGGCGCCTACGCCGAAGCCATGGCCCGCACGGGTATCCCCCGCAAGTCCTGA
- a CDS encoding tyrosine-protein phosphatase: protein MAVLNLRPLAGGRILRGSQPFGLDAAATSAFLSEHGIQAIVDLRSDLERSLVPWMVPDDVNHDGGRAPSASAPRAVELINNPLDPNAVAGSLQSVQTAEDLGELYLGWIRLRPGWVAEALRPVVQGKRTLVHCSLGKDRTGVVSAIGLLAAGGTEDEVVADYAATTTNLPDVLKIMAETWRLSVPSTPAEYFSPDLMILQSPEAAMRHFLAGFAKEYGDVGGFLREAGLTAVEIDALR, encoded by the coding sequence ATGGCTGTGCTCAATCTGCGTCCCCTAGCCGGGGGACGGATCCTTCGGGGGAGCCAGCCGTTCGGCTTGGATGCCGCTGCGACGTCAGCTTTCCTGTCGGAGCACGGCATCCAGGCCATCGTGGACCTGCGCAGCGATCTGGAGCGGTCTCTCGTTCCGTGGATGGTTCCGGACGACGTGAATCACGACGGCGGCCGCGCGCCGTCCGCGTCGGCCCCGCGCGCCGTCGAACTCATCAACAACCCGCTGGACCCGAACGCCGTAGCCGGTTCGCTCCAGTCCGTGCAAACTGCCGAGGACCTGGGCGAGCTGTATTTGGGCTGGATCCGGCTTCGACCCGGCTGGGTTGCTGAGGCCCTGCGGCCTGTGGTGCAGGGCAAACGAACGTTGGTGCACTGCTCGCTGGGCAAGGACAGGACCGGCGTGGTGTCCGCGATTGGGCTCCTTGCCGCCGGAGGGACGGAAGACGAGGTGGTCGCGGACTACGCGGCAACCACTACCAACCTGCCGGATGTCCTGAAGATCATGGCCGAGACATGGCGCCTCAGCGTCCCGTCCACGCCGGCGGAGTATTTCAGCCCCGACCTGATGATCCTGCAGAGCCCTGAAGCTGCGATGCGGCATTTCCTGGCAGGATTCGCCAAGGAATACGGGGATGTCGGCGGGTTCCTGCGCGAGGCGGGCCTGACCGCCGTCGAGATTGACGCGCTGCGCTGA